A genomic window from Candidatus Kouleothrix ribensis includes:
- a CDS encoding sulfite oxidase-like oxidoreductase, translating to MFNVFKKKYDRSTPDVQDRIPPGQYLTEKFPVLHYGNVPTYRDIAQTWDLRVWGQLEAPVRFSFHEFRALPTHEIVTDIHCVTRWSKLDTRWEGVRFSEFLKHIPALKPTARFVLFHCEQGFTANVPLEIMLEHEAMLAYKYDGQELTPDHGYPLRSFVPKKYFWKSAKWLRGIEFLDEDQLGFWERYGYNNHADPWMEERYSD from the coding sequence ATGTTCAACGTCTTCAAGAAGAAATATGATCGCAGCACTCCCGATGTGCAGGATCGCATTCCGCCTGGCCAGTATCTAACCGAGAAGTTTCCGGTATTGCACTACGGCAATGTGCCAACCTACCGCGATATCGCGCAGACCTGGGATCTGCGGGTGTGGGGCCAGCTCGAAGCGCCGGTGCGCTTCTCGTTCCACGAATTTCGAGCACTGCCAACCCACGAGATCGTCACCGACATTCACTGCGTGACACGCTGGAGTAAGCTCGATACCCGCTGGGAGGGCGTGCGCTTTAGCGAGTTTCTCAAGCACATCCCTGCGCTCAAGCCCACCGCCCGGTTCGTGCTGTTTCACTGCGAGCAGGGCTTCACCGCCAATGTGCCGCTCGAGATCATGCTCGAGCACGAGGCGATGCTGGCCTATAAATACGACGGCCAGGAGCTGACGCCCGATCACGGCTACCCGCTGCGGTCGTTCGTGCCAAAGAAGTATTTCTGGAAGAGCGCCAAGTGGCTGCGCGGGATTGAGTTCCTCGATGAGGATCAGCTCGGGTTCTGGGAGCGCTACGGCTACAACAACCACGCCGACCCCTGGATGGAAGAGCGCTACTCCGACTAG
- the nfi gene encoding deoxyribonuclease V, which yields MSMDWPTTLDAALAIQQQLRSQVVTHDAFGPIRTVAGVDAGYEYDPAAPTGHGVAHAAIVVLAFPSLRPLDYAVARRPTVFPYVPGFLSFREAPAVLAALAQLHTRPDMLICDGHGLAHPRRFGIACHVGLLADLPAIGCAKSRLIGRHDPLPDERGAAVPLRDQGEQIGVALRSRVGTRPLYISVGHRVSLPSAIEIVIACLTRYRLPETTRAADGLASHGRIPAIAPA from the coding sequence ATGTCGATGGACTGGCCAACTACACTTGATGCGGCGCTGGCGATCCAGCAGCAGCTGCGCTCGCAGGTGGTAACGCACGACGCCTTCGGGCCGATCCGTACGGTCGCCGGGGTCGATGCCGGGTACGAGTACGATCCGGCCGCACCTACAGGCCACGGTGTCGCACACGCGGCGATTGTGGTGCTGGCGTTTCCATCTCTGCGCCCGCTCGACTATGCCGTCGCGCGCCGGCCAACGGTGTTCCCATACGTCCCTGGCTTCCTGTCATTCCGCGAGGCGCCGGCTGTGCTGGCTGCGCTCGCGCAGCTGCACACCCGCCCCGATATGCTGATCTGCGATGGGCACGGGCTGGCGCACCCACGCCGCTTCGGCATCGCCTGCCATGTCGGGTTGCTGGCCGATTTGCCGGCGATCGGCTGCGCGAAATCGCGGCTGATTGGCCGCCACGATCCACTGCCCGACGAGCGCGGCGCGGCGGTGCCGCTGCGCGACCAAGGCGAGCAGATCGGGGTTGCGCTGCGCTCGCGCGTAGGCACCCGGCCGCTCTATATCTCGGTCGGCCACCGTGTTAGCCTGCCCAGCGCGATCGAGATTGTGATCGCCTGCCTCACCAGGTATCGCCTGCCCGAAACCACCCGCGCCGCCGATGGCCTCGCCTCACACGGCCGCATCCCCGCGATCGCGCCTGCCTAG
- a CDS encoding R2-like ligand-binding oxidase: protein MLHQSFASTTRGLRRDSPPMRLFEKAKRLGIWNPSAIDLHQDARDWAGLSADERDLVLRLVALFQAGEEAVTLDLLPLIHVIAQEGRVEETLFLTSFLWEEAKHTDFFSRFLGEVAGGPCDLSAYHTPNYRAIFYEALPAAMQRLLTDRTPAAQAEAALTYNLVVEGVLAETGYHAIFTMLERHDLLPGLRAGVRLLKQDEGRHIAYGVFLLARLIAADDQLWDQIEARMSELMVAAIGVIDDAFQCYEVVPFGLVADDFMTYALAQFSKRLERIERARGRSQADLEHDTQQVIDADDG, encoded by the coding sequence ATGCTGCACCAGTCGTTTGCCAGCACCACCCGTGGCCTGCGCCGCGATAGCCCGCCCATGCGCCTGTTCGAGAAAGCCAAGCGCCTGGGTATCTGGAACCCGAGCGCGATCGACCTGCACCAAGACGCGCGCGATTGGGCCGGCCTGTCTGCCGACGAGCGCGACCTGGTGTTGCGGCTGGTGGCGCTGTTTCAGGCCGGCGAAGAGGCCGTGACCCTCGATCTGCTGCCGCTGATCCATGTGATCGCGCAGGAGGGCCGGGTCGAAGAGACGCTGTTTCTGACCAGCTTTTTGTGGGAAGAGGCCAAGCACACCGACTTCTTCAGCCGCTTTTTGGGCGAGGTGGCCGGCGGCCCGTGCGACCTGAGCGCATACCACACGCCGAACTACCGCGCGATCTTCTACGAAGCGCTGCCGGCCGCGATGCAGCGGCTGCTGACTGATCGCACGCCGGCAGCCCAGGCCGAAGCCGCACTGACCTACAACCTGGTGGTCGAGGGCGTGCTGGCCGAGACGGGCTACCACGCGATCTTCACCATGCTCGAGCGCCACGATCTGCTGCCGGGCCTGCGGGCTGGCGTGCGCCTGCTCAAACAGGATGAAGGGCGGCACATCGCCTATGGCGTGTTCCTGCTGGCGCGGCTGATCGCGGCCGACGACCAGCTGTGGGATCAGATCGAGGCGCGCATGAGCGAGCTAATGGTTGCGGCGATCGGCGTGATCGACGATGCCTTTCAGTGCTATGAGGTCGTGCCGTTCGGGCTGGTGGCCGACGATTTCATGACCTATGCGCTGGCCCAGTTCAGCAAGCGGCTTGAGCGGATCGAGCGTGCGCGCGGGCGCAGCCAGGCCGATCTCGAGCACGATACGCAGCAGGTTATCGACGCCGACGACGGCTAG
- a CDS encoding DUF2071 domain-containing protein, producing MPRSFLSARWSNLFLCTYAVPPGLLRPRLAPGLELDTRDGQAFVSLVAFDFLDTRVLGVGWPGFRNFAELNLRFYVRRGAERGVMFVREFVPQRMVAWVARTLYNEPYTAAPLRSAVRAGAAQIAIEHRLRWAGRVHTISATAAMPGAYAAETSLEHFFKEHQWGYGTTRSGQLIRYEVRHPIWQTYPVLTYRIDLDWARVYGPEWAFLGGTTPYSTVLAAGSPVQVFFGQRMG from the coding sequence ATGCCACGCTCGTTCCTCAGCGCGCGCTGGTCGAACCTGTTCTTATGCACATATGCCGTGCCGCCCGGCCTGCTGCGCCCACGCCTGGCGCCTGGCCTCGAGCTCGACACGCGCGACGGCCAGGCGTTTGTCAGCCTGGTGGCCTTCGATTTTCTCGACACGCGCGTGCTGGGTGTGGGCTGGCCGGGCTTCCGCAACTTTGCCGAGCTGAACCTGCGCTTCTATGTGCGGCGCGGCGCCGAGCGCGGCGTGATGTTCGTGCGCGAGTTCGTGCCGCAGCGCATGGTCGCCTGGGTCGCACGCACGCTGTACAACGAGCCGTACACCGCCGCGCCGCTGCGCAGCGCAGTGCGCGCAGGCGCCGCGCAGATTGCGATCGAGCACCGGCTACGCTGGGCCGGGCGCGTCCATACCATCAGCGCCACGGCAGCCATGCCCGGCGCCTATGCGGCCGAAACGAGCCTCGAGCACTTCTTCAAAGAGCACCAGTGGGGCTATGGCACCACCCGCAGCGGGCAGCTGATCCGCTACGAGGTGCGCCACCCGATCTGGCAGACCTACCCCGTGCTCACCTATCGTATCGACCTCGACTGGGCCAGGGTGTATGGCCCCGAGTGGGCCTTCCTCGGCGGCACGACGCCGTACTCGACCGTGCTGGCGGCTGGATCGCCGGTGCAGGTCTTTTTCGGCCAGCGCATGGGCTAG